A window of Photobacterium toruni genomic DNA:
CTCGCGTTTTCATCAAACCGGGTACTGGCAACATCGTAATCAACAAGCGTAGCATCGAAGAGTACTTCAGCCGCCCAACAGCGCGCATGGTAGTTCTTCAGCCTCTAGAGCTTGTAGGTATGACTGAGAATTTTGACCTATACATCACTGTTAAAGGTGGTGGTATCACTGGTCAATCTGGTGCTATCCGTCACGGTATCACTCGTGCTCTTATGGAATACGATGAAACTCTACGTCCTGCACTACGTTCAGCTGGCTACGTTACTCGCGACGCTCGTTGCGTTGAGCGTAAGAAAGTTGGTCTACGTAAAGCACGTCGTCGTCCACAGTTCTCTAAGCGTTAATATTACGCTACCAGGTTTT
This region includes:
- the rpsI gene encoding 30S ribosomal protein S9 — encoded protein: MAENQYYGTGRRKSSAARVFIKPGTGNIVINKRSIEEYFSRPTARMVVLQPLELVGMTENFDLYITVKGGGITGQSGAIRHGITRALMEYDETLRPALRSAGYVTRDARCVERKKVGLRKARRRPQFSKR